The DNA window TGTCCCGCCTGGCACCTCCCCCGTGGGTGCAGGATTAAGCCACAGGTTGTTGTGCCACCCATCCCTGCACCCAGAAATTCTCCTGTGGTTGAGACTCCCCACCCCGAAAAACAGGGATGTATCTCTGGACTGGTGGGAGCCAGGCACTGGTGACAGTGGGTCATGGTGGccttgtgcctcagtttccccacttCCACTGCTTGCCCCTATGAGACAGAGCATTCCCAAAGCTCCTGTGGTGCTGTTGCCCTTGCTGCCACATCAGGTCTCACCAGTTGTggaggcagctccagtgctTCCTGCTGAGTGGTTGCTCCTGCTTACCAGGTCTGTGCCTTGACAGCtagatgctgctgctctggttcTGCTCCACCAACCCTGTCCCTGACCCATCACAGTAGAACTAGTGGACTGTGACAGGTCCACCCCAGACCCCACTCTGACATGATGCCACCTGTTTTCCCCCAGGGCTCTCCCACAATCATATCAGAGCATGGTGGGAACACTGGTCATTTTGTTGGTGGGTCCATGGGATTAAAGTCAGCAGCTTCATTAGATGGGAGCAGAGACGAGCTCCAGGATTGCAGGGAGAGAAGGCACAGAGAAGGCAGGACACAGTATCTCTATGTGGGCGATTGGCACAGAAGCAGAAAGAGGAGCAACCATGATTCCAGGAAAGGGTTGGGCAGAACGGGGACAGACAGTGGGGTCAGATAAGACAAGGTAGGTAGgcaagggctgggcaggacaggTACCCACAGTGCGGTCAGATAAAATAAGATAAGATAGGTAGGCAAGGGCTGGGAGTGACCAAGAGCAAAACAGCAGAGGAAGGTGTGGATGAGATTGTGAAGGGGAAATCTATGCTGGGGGAGCAAGCCATGGATTGAAGTTCTTGAGGCGGcttcatcctgctgctgctgagcaggagctgggtcCTAAGTGCCTGGCACACCAGCTGGCACCACGCTGCCAAaccacttttattttccttggttTCCTGGGAAAGCTGCCTGCCGCACGCATGCAAAGCAGGGGAACGGTGCACGGTTATCTGCCAGGGACCGATCCCAAGCCCGTCCGTGCTGCTGCcaaggagcagcctggctgctggggccTTACCTCGAAGCGCCAGAGCCCCCCGATGTCCTTGCTCCTCTCAAAGCAGGTGGCCTCCAGCCCCTCATCCAGGCAGCACTTCAGGGCGCACAGGCCGGAGGCGCCGGCGCCGATGACGGCCACTCTGCGAGCAGCCATGTCCCCTGGTGTGGTGGTGGCAGGGGTGTGGGAGAAGCTGTGGCCAGGAGGTGCAGAGCCAGGCGTGTCCCTCAAGGGAGGCTGCCCGCTGCTGCTCGTTTTGAGGGTGACTGTCCCTATATTTCCTGTGGGTGGCCAAGGTATTACAAGATGTTCTTCCAGACATGATCTACAGGTTTCTCTCACCTCCTTGCCACACCTCCTgacctgccctgccctctgcaaGAGGTGCATTAAGTTCTGTAAGCGTTTAATGATGCCGACAGCGCCCCAGGACttcctgggcagggcagagatgtggctgtgctttggatttCGGCAGGTTGCAGCGTGGAAGACAAACCTAGGGGAtgtggggggagggggtgggggcTGGCATTGACTAGCCCAGGCATCTGATGGACAGGACCCCCCACCCTTTACCCACTCTGGGTCCCCAGCCCACCCAGCCACCTTCTGGAGGAGCTGTGTGCAGGTGAccagggtggcactgagctgtgccatgTGACCACCAGGACCCACTGTGGCGGGACACACCTTGGGAGAGGCTGTCTCGCTGTGGAGCGTGTGTGCACGTCAGCCTATGGTGTAATAGGCCAGTGCTACAAGGCTGATCTCAAACCCATGAGCATTCCCACAGCACACGGAGAGTCGTGATGGTGTCAGTAGCAGGACAGACACTTGGCTGTTTATTGCATTTATCCACTTAGAAAGTGTGCTGTGCCTTTGCTGCTTAGCTCTGGTGTGCGTGTGGCAAAATTGGCACGGCTGGGTTACAGGGGACAGAAAAGCCCGGAGCGCTGGCTGAGAGGGACTGGAATTTagcctgcagtgagcaggtTTCCTCCTCAGTCCATGACAGCATTCCCCAAGGGgaggtgcagagcaggagcccaaGCATTATTttggcagctggggaggctctGTGCATCCCTAGTTCATGGTGTGGCCACAGCTGGGCcgtgccaggcagcaggaaggtTTCTGCCACCACTGGGGTGCACAGGCTGCCAAGGGCCAGAGGTGGCCAGCCAGTCCCGCAGCCCATTGCAAAGCTGTCCTGGTGCAGggagtcaccccaggacaaaaGCCTCCCTTCCTGAGCTTGCAGGCACCTACAAGTAAGCAAAAACGGCTGCCAGGATGGCCACAGCCCCAATCAGCTTGAAGATGAGGGGAATGGCAGGGGCTGAGGTGCTCTCTTCCACAGGTCGTGTCTGCAGGGGTTTGAGGATGcgctgctgctgggtgaggatggcttccctggctcctgcccaCGCACCCGGGCCCCGCAGCCGGTACTGGTACGGCGTGCACGGACCGAAGGCCACCTCCATGGCCAGCCTGGGGTCcgtgaggaacagggagagcaggttGGGCTTGACCCCCAGCTGGCAGGCGAGCTCGTCCATGTAAGGGATGTAATCCACCTGGATGGTGTGCCGCTGGCTCTTCACGTACCTGTGGGCAGCGAGGAGGGCAGGTGGGTGCTGGAAACAGAGCTGGCAGGTGCCCTGCACACCAGGAAGGCAGTATTGGACTGTGGGTAGTGTGGCCAAccacatccctgccctctgttgGCACACAGAAATGTGCCAGGACACCTCCATGGGACAGGATGGATGCCCATGAGCAGCTGTGCCTAAggcatccctgcagggatctTACCTCTTTGCCATGGCTTCTTTCTTCTGCTCAATGTCAGCCTCCATGTcgtgctgcaggggcagctcgttcagccctggggagggtgagacacagcagccactgtggtgctggccctgcctgggtgctgtgcctgtgccagcaccacCGTGGTGCGTGGGCTCACACCTGGGGCATGTCCAAGTGCCAcgggatgggaaggagcagcctgtggagCTCAGGGTATGGATGTGCCTGTGCCTCTCAGAGAAGAGGCCATCTCACTGACTGCCCTCACTCCAGGACTGCATCCACACATCCACAGAGCAGGTTTGCCTGACTTACCTTTGAAGACTCGGGTGGCCCAGCGACTCTGGAGCTCTGAGATGGGCATGATGGCTCCTAGGGGCTGGATGAGGCCGATGAAAGCCAGCGTTGGCTTCTCCAGGTCAGGGGGGAACACGAATTTGTAGAGGGGAATCTGGTTCTCCACCACCTTCACGCAGCCATCGAGGAACGGGAAGGAGAAGCTGTATCCTGTGGCAAAAACTACGGCATCGACATCTTCCCTGGTGCCATCCTCAAAGATGGCAGATGTCTCTGTGAACTCCTGGACGTTCGGCTTCACCCGCACCCTGCCCGAAATGATGCGGTTGGGCAGGTCGTCGTTGACAGTGGGGTGCTGTTGAAAGACCCTGGAAGGTGCAAGCAGCCATTAGGGCTGGGAAGGGAGTTCTCTGCTCCGtgttctgctccagctgctgctcctacTCTGGGGCAGCTGCCCCTACACTGCTGTCTCCAAGAGTCCTTGGAAGGTGCAGTGCTGGCTCCCTCAAGCACTGCCTGGGCACAACAAGATAATAACCCAGTccaagcacagggagcagggaatggccaAGCTGGGCAGGACACAGAAGGAAGCAGACGATCCCTTCTAGGCAGGGGAGTGTTTGGTGATACCTGTGCTTTGGCTTGAGGCCGTAACGTGAGTGATCGAACCTGGCATTCAGCTTATTCTCCATGAAGTCACACGTGatggaggagctgagcagcccctgcaggaacGCCTTCAGGCGGGTGGTTAAGATGGTGTCGATGGGGTAGCCCTGATCTCCAACGCGGTTGAAGATCCATGCACCCCTGCGGGTGCTGAGGAACACCTAGACAAGGAAGGAGGATCTCTGCCTGAAGGTGGGGCAGTCCTGGGAGGGCTGCCCTGCGGGGGACGTGCCCTTGCCCTGGGATCACTCTGCTTTTAAAGCAGCGTGGGTAAAGACCCAGAGGGCAGAAGGAGCTGGTGGCTGGCATCTCGCAGGGGAATAGGACCAAGTCTCAATTGTCTGGCAGCTGGGTTTGgcaggagccagcactgccaaacaCAGCGAGTGCTGGCAtggagaagcagctctgcaagtGCCTtggtcctggtgtccctgcagagctgacagTGTCCCACAGGGGCAATCCTGCTCGCTGGGACCCCCTACTCCTGCTTACCTGCTGGGCTGTTTGGCTGATCTCCACAGCCAGGTCTGACCCCGAATTCCCAATCCCGATGACAACAACCCTTTTGTCTCTGAAAGCCTGAGCATCCTTGTAGTCTCGGCTGTGGAGGTAGCGGCCCTTGAACTTCTCAATTCCTGTGAGCAGAAGGAGGAGGGATGCTTGGCTTCCTGGTGCCAGGTTGGAAGATCACCCCCTAAAGACTGGAGACACTCCCTTACCCCACCAAACCACtcctggggagcacaggagcCCGCAGCAAGGCAGGGAAATGTTGAGGCCAgggggaaagcagcagggagaaCAGGGACAGGCATGGACTAGCTTTCCAGCGTCTCTGGTGTCCCCTCACACCAGTGTACAGGGCCGTACCTGGGAAGGAGCCGAGCGGGAGATGAGCGTTGGTGTGGTGCCCGCTGCACACCAGCACGGCGTCGAAGACGGCCGCCTCCTGCTTGCCCTCGCTCTCGGTCAGCACCTCCCACTGCCCGCTGCTGGCGAAGTCGGGGCGCTTGGACACGCGGCACACGCTGGTCTGGCACAGGGCAGCGCTGTCAGGCCCGCCgtgccccgctcccgccgccaccgcccccTCGGGCCCCGCGCCTCACCCTGAAGCGGATGTGGCGCAGCAGGTCGAAGTGCTGCGCGTACATGCGGAAATACTCCATGATCTTGGAGTTGTGCATGTAGTTGGGGAAATCCTCGGGGATGGGGAAGTCGCTGAAGCACATCATCTCCTTGGAGGTGTTGATGATGACCGAGCGGTAGATGCTGGCACGGCCGTCCTCGGGGTGCTCCTGTGGGAGGGGGGCACAGCTGATGAGGATCTTCTTTTCATGGAGCCCCTGCCCTCAGTCTCACCCAGAGGATCCCTCTATGGCCGGCTGCCCTCCAATAGCCACCACGGACCCCTGTGCTTGGTGCTGACCCCAAGCAGGACACGAGGCCAACAGGGTTTACCTCAAACCTCCAGAGGCCTCCGATGTCGCCGGTCCTCTCGAAGCAGacgggctgcagcccctcctggagGCAGGCTTTGATGGCGCACAGCCCGCTGCTGCCCCCGCCGATGATGGCCACCTTCTTCGCCATGCTGCGCTCCAGCGCCGGCTCTCTACCTGCGGACAGCACCGGACAGCGGGCCTGAGCTGTCAGGGCTGCGACTGTGCAAGGTTTGACCCTGCTCAGGGAGGTCCCAAGCAACAGAGGCAGCCCCTCAAAAGTTTGTCTGGGGTTGCAAAGCCGCTGCTGTCCCCCGCCAGGTGTGGACCTGGCCAGTGCTGGGTTTTGCACTACCGTGGTGCCGCCTCTGGACgcctggagaagaaatcctACCGAGTGTCAGGGAGCCTCAAAGTCTCCCCGCCCGTGCCATGTCCCGGCGATGGAGGTGCCCTGaagtgctgtgccctgctgtggggaCCCACAGTTCCCTCCCCGTGGGTGACAGCCCCTCCGCCTGCCCTTTGCCCTCTCCCTTCCCCGCGGAGATGGCTGTCGTGCTGTCGCGGTGCCCGCTGGTGCCGGCAGCTCGGGGGACAGCCTTCACCGACCTGCGGCCGTGGGAcgagcagcccagggaaggctgGCTGCGGGCACGGGCCCGTGCGAGGCTCCGTGCTCCGTGAGGCCGGCCCGCGGCCCGGCTCGGTGGTGCGCAGCGTCCGGGAGCGGGGCCTCCCCCTCCGTCACTCCTCCCACGGGCGCGGGGAGAGGAAGCCCGGACCCGGCTGGCTCCCGGCCGCCTGCTCGGCTGTTCATGCAGCGGCGGCGCCTCAGCCTCGACCGGCGGCCGCAGGAGCCGTCCCAGGGCATGTGCTGCGCGGGGACACGGACACGGAGCCCATCCTTGTGGTTGCGTGCTTGGTAAACAAGCGCTGTCCTGGATTTTGACCCTAAGATTATCGGGATCAGCCCACGCCCGCTTGTTGTGGTACCCGGGGTGACGCACcgctctggctgctccaggggcagccgGCACTGGATCGCCCACATCCCCTGTGCCGCTGGGCTGGGTGTGCGGGCACAGTGTCCCCATAGCCACGGCTcacccctgggctggcagagtcCTTGGTGCCAGTGGGACCCCGGTGAGAGGAGCACCACGCTGCTAGGGTGTGCCTGGTATGAGGGTGCTGGGACCAGCCAGGAAAAGGCTGTCCCTCACAGACCATGTGGATCCAAActtgctgctggctcctggcacaCTCACAGCCAGACAGCCCCTGAGGCTGCGGGGGAAATTTGCTCTTCCATATGCAGAGAACTTTGCTGTAGAGCTGAGCAAGGCAGAGGGGCCAAGCTCTGCAGCTGAAGTGGTTTTAACCTTATAAATTCACAGTATGTTCGCAGTAAGCTTAATAAAGCTCTTTCTGTCCCTTGCTGTCAGCAAGGGCTGATCTCTGCCCGAGGCAGAGACGCTGAGCTGCCAACCCACACTCTGTGCCTGCCTGTCAAAAAGCATCAAAAGCATCTTACCAAGCAAGGGATCAACACGGGAATggagagctggcagcacaggcagtgctactcttcctgctctgctgtcagctgGCTTCTGGCTCTTGCAAGCTCTGCACAGACTGCTCGAGGGCAACAGGTACAGGGGACCTCTCTGAGCTCTCCACCGCTCTGCTGTTGCTATGAAACCTCTGTGCAGGCTGCCTCTGAATTTGCCCTTCtccctgcaggaggctgcacaGCCTTGGACTTTACCCCCTTGTAGCTGGACTCAGTACACACAAACTGTGCTGCCGGGCAGCAGGGGCATGCCATGACATTTTGGTTGAGGTTGGTATTTGGTTGGTTGATGTCTGTGGAAATTCACAGTTCCCCATACCTGGCAAGCCCCCAGGATGCAGATtgtgtgcagcagtgcctgctgtaCGGTGTCTGCCCTGGGTTGCCACAGCGGGCAGAAATGCCATGGGACAAGTGGAGCAGAACCTCCTCTGTCCTATCATGGCTGCACCCAGGCTTGGAGGTGACAAGCACAGGAGAGCAAAGGTCTCTctggtggagctgcagagaaGCACAGAAGAGCTGAGAGGGTGCCAGGCAGCCTGtgacccagcagggctgtgcaggggtgACAGTGGGTGCTACTAGGGTCTCATGGAGTGTTGTGCAAGTGAGTCGAGAGCCACTTTTTGGCACACACGTGTGTGGGAGCCACAGATGCACAACAAGCCCTGCCCACCCACAGTGTGCCACCTGCCTGTGCTCCCACAGCCACCACAGGGCTGGtcctctggggcaggagggctggctggagtgtcctggtgctgctgtgcaattGCCAGACTGGCCCAGCTGGCTGCCAGGCCTGCAGTGCAACCCAGGGGATTATTTTTTGGTCAGACCTGGAAGCTTCACTGTCTCACCCTGTCAATGGGTCGGAGTTCATCTTCAGGGGAACCTTGTCATGTCAAGCACTTTGATTTCAGCCCCTGTAcaagtgacagtgacagggtgCTCATACCAGCAGCCatcaggctgctcctgtgcacACTCCACCCAGGAGAAGAGCACACTTAAACACTGCCTGGCCTTAATATGACTTAATTAGTGTTTGCCAGGGCCTGAGTGCACTTAGACCTCAGTGACCACAAAGAGCCTCACCTGGGCCCAATCCCTTTACCCACGTGCCAGGAGCACTGTTGAAGCTGATTACATGAGCTCAGTCTACAGCCCTCACTCTCTGCCTGGCTGTGGTGCCTGCTGAAGTGTGGTCTATGATTTTCTGGCTCAGTCTTGGCCCCAGCTCATTACAGAGACTCCTTGTGGTCCGCTCCTGCCAAGGACCAGCAGCCCTCTGTGAAAAACAGGCTGCCAGTGGTGCCAGGGGAGGAAAGCCAGCctgcctggagcacagggagccgTGGCCGTGGTTGGCAGAGCCAGGGCCTCTTGCTGGAGGAGGTGCAAgcaaggctcagccctggggctgggtgtATTTCTGGgctctgggaaggggctggctctgcaggactctctctgcagcctggaATATGCTATTGATCGGGAATTGCTGTGGATGCATTGTAACCCGTCATAAACTGAAATCCTTGGGGAGGGCAAAAGGAACTGGGAAACTCTGGACAAGAGCTTcaggagcaggctgctgctgggggctgctcaCTGTTGCCCACTGAATGATCAACCCTTCAGTGCCATTGTCCTTTCCCAATGGCTCTGGGAGCCATGTGCTTGACATGTAGCCTTAGTGCAGCACTTAAATTGAGAGCAATAGGGAAGAGATTGCTTAGGGAGGCAAAGCTCTGCCTAACTCTGAGGAAAGAGCCCTGTGGGTCCCCTCCAGGCAAGTGTTGTagagcaggctgtgcagggTATGCTTGGACAGCAGCATGATCAGTGTATTTATAGGATACAGATACAGGGGTGATTGCAGAGAAACCTCTGCAGAGTCACAGCTACCACGTACACCACGGGCCATTGCAGGTGCCCAGAGAACATGCAGATTCACAGTATGAGCAGCGAGCTGCCGGCTGGGTGTGCTGAgccctccccaggctctgcagagacTGCTTTTGGTCACCAGAGAAC is part of the Zonotrichia leucophrys gambelii isolate GWCS_2022_RI chromosome 8, RI_Zleu_2.0, whole genome shotgun sequence genome and encodes:
- the LOC135450866 gene encoding flavin-containing monooxygenase 5-like isoform X1 — encoded protein: MWAIQCRLPLEQPERCVTPGTTTSGRGLIPIILGSKSRTALVYQARNHKDGLRVRVPAQHMPWDGSCGRRSRLRRRRCMNSRAGGREPAGSGLPLPAPVGGVTEGEAPLPDAAHHRAGPRAGLTEHGASHGPVPAASLPWAARPTAAGREPALERSMAKKVAIIGGGSSGLCAIKACLQEGLQPVCFERTGDIGGLWRFEEHPEDGRASIYRSVIINTSKEMMCFSDFPIPEDFPNYMHNSKIMEYFRMYAQHFDLLRHIRFRTSVCRVSKRPDFASSGQWEVLTESEGKQEAAVFDAVLVCSGHHTNAHLPLGSFPGIEKFKGRYLHSRDYKDAQAFRDKRVVVIGIGNSGSDLAVEISQTAQQVFLSTRRGAWIFNRVGDQGYPIDTILTTRLKAFLQGLLSSSITCDFMENKLNARFDHSRYGLKPKHRVFQQHPTVNDDLPNRIISGRVRVKPNVQEFTETSAIFEDGTREDVDAVVFATGYSFSFPFLDGCVKVVENQIPLYKFVFPPDLEKPTLAFIGLIQPLGAIMPISELQSRWATRVFKGLNELPLQHDMEADIEQKKEAMAKRYVKSQRHTIQVDYIPYMDELACQLGVKPNLLSLFLTDPRLAMEVAFGPCTPYQYRLRGPGAWAGAREAILTQQQRILKPLQTRPVEESTSAPAIPLIFKLIGAVAILAAVFAYL
- the LOC135450866 gene encoding flavin-containing monooxygenase 5-like isoform X2; the protein is MWAIQCRLPLEQPERCVTPGTTTSGRGLIPIILGSKSRTALVYQARNHKDGLRVRVPAQHMPWDGSCGRRSRLRRRRCMNSRAGGREPAGSGLPLPAPVGGVTEGEAPLPDAAHHRAGPRAGLTEHGASHGPVPAASLPWAARPTAAGREPALERSMAKKVAIIGGGSSGLCAIKACLQEGLQPVCFERTGDIGGLWRFEEHPEDGRASIYRSVIINTSKEMMCFSDFPIPEDFPNYMHNSKIMEYFRMYAQHFDLLRHIRFRTSVCRVSKRPDFASSGQWEVLTESEGKQEAAVFDAVLVCSGHHTNAHLPLGSFPGIEKFKGRYLHSRDYKDAQAFRDKRVVVIGIGNSGSDLAVEISQTAQQVFLSTRRGAWIFNRVGDQGYPIDTILTTRLKAFLQGLLSSSITCDFMENKLNARFDHSRYGLKPKHRVFQQHPTVNDDLPNRIISGRVRVKPNVQEFTETSAIFEDGTREDVDAVVFATGYSFSFPFLDGCVKVVENQIPLYKFVFPPDLEKPTLAFIGLIQPLGAIMPISELQSRWATRVFKGLNELPLQHDMEADIEQKKEAMAKRYVKSQRHTIQVDYIPYMDELACQLGVKPNLLSLFLTDPRLAMEVAFGPCTPYQYRLRGPGAWAGAREAILTQQQRILKPLQTRPVEESTSAPAIPLIFKLIGAVAILAAVFAYL
- the LOC135450866 gene encoding flavin-containing monooxygenase 5-like isoform X3, whose amino-acid sequence is MAKKVAIIGGGSSGLCAIKACLQEGLQPVCFERTGDIGGLWRFEEHPEDGRASIYRSVIINTSKEMMCFSDFPIPEDFPNYMHNSKIMEYFRMYAQHFDLLRHIRFRTSVCRVSKRPDFASSGQWEVLTESEGKQEAAVFDAVLVCSGHHTNAHLPLGSFPGIEKFKGRYLHSRDYKDAQAFRDKRVVVIGIGNSGSDLAVEISQTAQQVFLSTRRGAWIFNRVGDQGYPIDTILTTRLKAFLQGLLSSSITCDFMENKLNARFDHSRYGLKPKHRVFQQHPTVNDDLPNRIISGRVRVKPNVQEFTETSAIFEDGTREDVDAVVFATGYSFSFPFLDGCVKVVENQIPLYKFVFPPDLEKPTLAFIGLIQPLGAIMPISELQSRWATRVFKGLNELPLQHDMEADIEQKKEAMAKRYVKSQRHTIQVDYIPYMDELACQLGVKPNLLSLFLTDPRLAMEVAFGPCTPYQYRLRGPGAWAGAREAILTQQQRILKPLQTRPVEESTSAPAIPLIFKLIGAVAILAAVFAYL